In Verrucomicrobiia bacterium, the genomic stretch GGGTGGTGGCTGGATCGGAAGTGGAATTCATGGGGGTGCTGAAGGGGCGGCTTATTTCAATCCGGCTTTTTTGATTTTGCCGGATTCGGTTTTGGGCAGGGCCTCACGGAATTCAATCGATTGCGGCACCATGAAATCTTCCAGCCGCTGTTTGCAATGCGCCAGGATTTGCGCCTCGGTCAATCCACCGTTGCGCGCGACCACAAAGGCTTTGACGGCCTCGCCAAGAATCGGATCGGGCACGCCCACGACCGCCGCTTCCACGATGCCGTCCAGGCCGTAAAGGACGTTTTCCACTTCCTTCGGCGCCACCTTCTCACCGCGACTCTTGATGATGTCGTCCTTGCGGCCCACGAAGTAGAAAAACCCGGCCTCATCCTGCCGGAACAAATCGCCCGTCAGGCAGACACGCTCGCCGGGCATGTCGCCGGCCCGATACCGCGCCGCCGTGGCCTCGGGCGCCTCCCAGTAACCGCGCATGACATGCCGTCCGCGCACCACCAGTTCGCCCACGTTCCCGGGCGGCAGCCGCCGGCCTGATTCGTCTTCGAGCCAGGCTTCGGTTCCCGGAATGGGAATTCCCACCGACCCCGGCCGGGCGTCCAGTTCATGCGGCGGCAGGTAGAGCGTGCGCTTGGTTTCCGTCAGGCCATACATCGAAAACAACGTCGCGTGCGGAAATTTCTGGCGAATGGCGGTCACATGGCTGGGCGGCAGGGCCGCCGCCGTGTTGGTGAGGTAGCGCAACCGGCTCAAATCAAATGCCGCCAAATCCAGATTGAGCAGGATGGAAAAAATCGTCGGCACGCCCGGAAAGCCGGTGACCTGCTCGGTCTCCATCAATTTCAGAACCGCCGCCGGATAGGTGAAGGTTCGTTCCAGCACCAGCGTGCCCCCGAAGCAAAACACCATGAGCAGTTGATACAAACCGTAATCGAAGGAAAGCGGCAGCACGTTGATGACGACGTCGCTCTCGCGGTTCTGGAGATATTGAATGATGGATTGCGCGGCGAAAACCACGTTGGCGTGGTCGCTCATCACGCCCTTGGGCTCGCCCGTGGTGCCCGAAGTGTAGATCAAACACGCGAGATCAAGATCGATGTTCTCGCAACGCGGCGGTGCTTCGGAAGCGCCCTGCAAGACCTCGGCAAAATTCAGCAGCCGTTCCCCCGCCCGCGCTCCCGGACCGCAAACCAGGCCGCCGCGGAGGGACGGAACCGGCGGTTCCGCTTCGCTGAAAAGCTGGCCCACAGGCGAACGGTCATCGGTGATGACCGTGCTCGCCCGGCAGTTGTTGAGGATGTAGATGAGCTTGTCCCGCTTGGTGGCGCGATTCAGAAAGACGAACACGCCGCCGGCTTTCAGCACGCCAAAAATGCCAACCACCGCCTCCAGCCGGTTGTCCAGATGCAGGCCGACGCGGTCACCGCGCTGCACCCCCAGACTGCGGAGCGCGTGCGCCACGCGATTCGCCATGACGTCGAGTTCCTGGTAGGTGTAACGCCGGCCCGCGCACACGAGCGCCACCTTCTCCGGCAGGCGCCGCGCACTGGATTCCAGGAAATGTTGAACGAGGGAAGGACTCATGCGGTGAACGGAACACCGGTTGAAAACGGCCGGCCGCGCCGCGGCTTCAGCCGGCCGCCAGTTCCGGACGTTCGCGGCGGAGGTAATTCACGATGCTGTTGATCGAGTCCAGATTCTCCGGCACCAAGTCTTGGTCGGCCACCTTGAGCTGGTAGGTCTGCTCCAGGTGGGACACGAGTTCCAGCACGCCGGTGGAATCCACCACGCCCATCTCCAGGAACGAGGCGTCGTCCGGCAGGCCGTTGTCTTCCCCGAAGAGGAAATGGTCCACGACAAATTTGCGAATCGCTTGGTGCAGGTCAGTCATGTTGAAAATCGTTCACAGGCGCGCGCGCAGCAGGCGGACGCCGTAGCGCTTCAAGTATTGGATGAATTCCTCCGCCAGGTCATTGCCATAATCGCTGCGTTCCTTGTTTTCGATGTCCACCCAGGCAGTCCGCTCACCGGTCAGACGCTGGCGCAGCGCAGCGCCGACGGCGCACAAGCTCACCAGCGTGGCATCCGGACCGTGCACGGAAATCGTCCCGGCGGACAGCGGCTGCGCGGCCACCTGCAGCTGGAAGACCCGCCGCTGCCAAGGCTTCCACCACGGCGCTCGCGCGTGGACGATGAGCGTGCTGTCGCGCCGTTCCAGGCGAAAGCCATTGGCCAGGAGATGCCGCTCGAATTCGTCCATGATCTCCGCCAGGAACCGGCGCTTTTCCTCGTCACTGACGACGCGGGGAAAATACGGGGCCTTCGCAATCACCTTGGCCGGAAAACCGACCGCCACGCAGCGGGGTGGGATGGAGCCTTTGACCAGGCTGTTGGCGCCCACCACCGCGCCGTCGGCAATTTTCGTTCCCGCCAGCACGAAGACGCGCCAGGCGATGGACACGCTGGAACCGATTTCGATGGTGTCGAACGTCACGGGATAGCCTTCAAACTTGCTCAGCCAGGAGGTATGTCCGAACAGCAGACAATCACCGCCGATGCCCGTATCGTCGCCGATGGTGATGGAACGGCACGGGTTGATGAACGTCATCTGCATGATCTGGCAGTTGCGGCCCACCACCAGACGCGAATCCGGAAACTGCAATCCCCCGACGAACACCTGCTCGTTGATTTTGGTGCCTTCGCCGATTTCCACATGCGGCGTGTCCATCAGGGTCATGGCGCCGATCTGCACGTGTGGGCCGAGGCGGACGGTTTTGCCGCGGATGGAGGAACCAAAGCCGATGTGCACATGATCACCGATTTCGACTTTTTCGGCACAGATGACCGCGCCCAGCCCGAACGATACGCCGCGCCCGATGGCATAACCCTTCAGCCGGTAGACGAGTTTCTTGAGCGGCGAGGGAAGCAGCCCAACCAGCAGCATTTCGCGGATCGGCAGCCTGGGCTTGGGCGTCAGCATCTTGAAAAGGGGCGCAAGCGTGAAGTCAGCCCGAGACGGCGGCGCCGCCGTCCACGATCAACGTCTGGCCCACAATGCCACTCGCCGCCTCACTGCACAGGAACTGGGCCGCCTGCGCCACTTCCTCCAGCGTGCACAGGCGCTTGAGGGCCGAGCGCTTGGCCGCCTCGGCCAGCCGGGCCTCGCGATCGGGCAAAACCTGCCAGGCATCCGTCACCACGGTGCCGGGCGCCAGAATGTTGACGCGGATGCCCCGCGGCGCCAGTTCCGCGGCGAGATGACGCGACATCGCTTCCAACGCGCCTTTGCTGGTGCCAATCAAGGTGTATTGGGGCACCGCCCGCACCGCGCCTTCCGAGGAGACGCTCAGGATGCTCGAACCGGACTCGAACTTGGGGAGCAGCCGGTGCACGAGCTCGAAAAACGCGCGGACATTCAAATTCAGGGTCCAGTCGAAATGGCGCAGGGTCAGTTGCTCGAACGGACGATGCACACCGGTGGCGGCGCAATGCACCAGGCCGGACAACGTGCCAAAATCCGCGTCCACCGCGGTGGCCACGGTGTCCATCCCCTTCGCGCTGGTCAGGTCGGCCCGCAGCGTTTTCACCGCCAGCCCTTCCGCTTGGGCGGAGTCCTCCAGCCGCGTCGCCGCTTCCTGATCGCGGACGAAATTGGCGAGCACGCGCGCTCCCGCCCGCGCAAATTGCAGCGTAATCGCCCGGCCAATGCCGCGCGTGCCGCCGGTCACCAACACGCGCTTTCCCTGCATGGAGAAAAGATCCTTCATTTTGCTGCGGCGCGATTATCCGGGGGCGGCGTCCCGGCGCAAGGTTGCTTTGCAAGGTAGGCGTCCAACACGGCGTCGCGATAGTGCGGGTCGAACTGGTCCGCTGCCACAAAGCTGAAGAGCAGTTCCGCCGCCGCCACCGGCCGGCCTTCCACTTCGGCCTGACAGGCCACCGTGGCGAACTGGGGGCGATTGGCGCGAACTTCGGCCAGCAGGGTCACGGTCTGTCCGGGCCGCACCCAGTCCCGGAAGCTGGCGGATTTGATTTGCGCCAGCATGGGCCGGCCGCGCTCGCCGGGCTCCACCAGCAGGCACTTGGCCGCCGCCTGACCCATCATTTCCGTCAACAAAACACCGGGCACCACGGGAAAGCCCGGAAAATGATCGGCAAAGTAATCCTCGTCGGGGGCGATTCGTTTGCAGGCGCGGACCCGCCGGCCTGGCACCAGTTCCAGAATCTCGTCAACGAGGATGAATCTCACAGGCGCGGAGCTACTGCAGTTTGCCGTGCTGGCGCAGCACGTTGAGGATGTGCCCGACCTGGCGCATGGCCCGCATGTCGGCGTCCGTCAGCACGATCCCAAATTTCTCGTCGAACTCGGCCATGAGCGTCAACACGCCCAGGGAATCCCACATCGGAATGTCGTCCCGCGGCGTTTCCGGGGTCAGTTTTTCGGCGGACTGCTCAAACAAGCCTGCCACCCAGACCAGCGCCTCTTTTTCAGTCATCATAGTTTGTGCGTGCGCCGCGTCACGATTCACGCGCCCGTTTCGAGATGAACCACATGCCCCAGCTGCGCATCGGCCGGGAGCGTAATCAGGGCCGAACCCCAAGACAATCCCACCCCGTAGCCCAGCAGCAGCAAGGTCAAATCCCGGTCCGCCGGCCGGACCAGGCCGCCTTGGGCGATGGTCAACGGCACCGAAGGCCCGCCGGCGCTGCCAAATGCGCCTATGGTCATGGGCACCTTGGCCTCGGGCAGGCCGGCCTTCTTCATGAGGTGCCGCATGATGAACTGATTGGACTGGTGGAAGATGAAATAATCGATTTGCTCGCGGCTCAGCGACGCGGCCTGCAACGTGTCCTCAATCAGGGCCGGCACGCGCCGGATGGTGAAGTTGAACACATTGGCCCCGTTCATCCGCACGAAACAGCGCTTGCGATCCTCCGGAAACCGCTCGCGAAAACCGCCGCCCGGGATGATCAAATCCTCCCAGCCCTGCCCATCGGTATGGAGGCTGAACCACCAGCGCTCCGCCCCCGTGCGCGGCCCCGCCTCAAGAGCCGTCGCCGAACCCGCATCGCCGAACAGCAGCGCCACGGAACGATCCGAGTGATCCGAAAAGCGCGTGGGTGTTTCTCCGTGCAGCAGCAGGACGCGCTGGCATCCCGGCCGTTCCAGCATCATGCCCGCCAGCCAGAGCCCATACGGGTAGCCGGAACAACCGAGCCCGACATCGAAGGCCGCGCAGCGGTCGGAAAGTCCCAACGCCCGATGCACCAGGCAGGAAGTCGAAGGCAGGAAGTAATCCGGGCTTTGCGTGACCAGGATGAGGGCATCCACGGACAGCGGATCCCAGGCGAGCGTTTGCAGGACCTGCCGCGCCGCGGTGAGACACAAGTCGCCGCTCGTGATCCGGTCTGAAGCCGTGTGCCGCGTCTTCACGCCGGCCATGCGCACGACCTTTTGGACCTCCTCCGGATCGAAGTCGGTCGTCTCGGTCAGATTGTCGAACCGGCGCGGCGGCACGCAGGAGGCAATCGCCCGCACGCGCGCGGCTTGGGTGGTTGAAATGGGCATGTTTATTTGCGCGCACCTCACGCGGGCAGCCGCACCGGCATGACCCGCCTGCGGAAGCGCCGCTTGATCAACTTCAATACGCCGGCCAGCACCATGGGCGCGGTGGCCAGCACCAATTTTGCCGACAGGCCGAAACGCTTCCGGCGCAAGCCTTGCAACGCATACGATGCACACAAGGTGCCGATGTAGGACCGGCGTTCAAAACGTCGCGCCGATCCGCCCGGATACTGGCCCTGCCGCTCATAGCGTGCCAGACAGGGCGCCTTGCGCAAAAGACCATTCAGATCCTGGATGCTGTTGGTGGCATGCACGCGATAGGCCACCGTGTAGGGACGACAAATTTTGATGAACGGCGAACAGGTGCCCACGCGCAGCAATACGTCCGCGATGTCAAACGGAAAGGCCGTCGCGGTGGACGGCACGGCGGCCATGGCGAGCGCGGTGCTGCGCTGGAGAACGAGCTGGGTGTAACACACGCCGAATGTCTGATCTTTCGACAGAAAATCCTTATACCTGAGACACTCGATGGAACCATCCGAAGGCGGGTTTACGGGCACGGCCTGACCGTCTTCAAAGTAGGACATCGCCGCCATCAACACGGGCGGATCGTCAAAGGCCCGCAACGTCCGGTCGTAAACGGCGAACGCCTCCGGATAGAACAGGTCGTCGCTGTCGAGCCCAATCAAATACTCGCCCCGCGCGTGGGTCACCCCCAAATACCGGGCGGCCTCGGCGCCCGACTTGGGCTGTTGCAAAAGGGTGACGCGCCCGCCGTAGGACCGCACCACCTCGGGTGTCGCATCGGTGGAGCCGTCGTCCACCACAATCAACTCGTAATCGCTGAAGGTCTGGGCGAGCACCGAATCAATTGCGGCGCGCACCAGTTCGGGCCGGTTGTGAACGGGGCAGACAACGCTAAACCGTGGCTGTGCTGGCATGCATGATTGCGCCTCCCGCGCTGGTTCAGGTTCAAACCTGGGCCGGACGTCGCGGCCGCGCCACGCCGGCTTGTTCAACTTCACCGCCGGTCCCGTGAATTCCGCTCAGCCGTTCGCTCGCCTCCCAAAGCTCCCGCGCCAGGGCCGCATCTTCCGTGGCCGACGCACCGTCCGCCAGCCGGTCTCCACAGTAATAGCCGCCCCGCTTCAGTCGGGCGGCCTCGACCGTGGCCACGTGCACAACGCCCGCGGCGCCCGCGGCGGCGGAGATCAGATTGCCCTTGAACCGGTGATACAGTCGGTGCTTGCACCACGCCAGCCAGCCGTTGTTGCGGGCAAACGCGGTCGCCACGATTCCGGGATCCACCGCGCAAGCGATGACGTTGGGGTCCGCCAGCCGCCGGGCCAGTTCCCTGGCGAAGAGAATGCATGCCAGCTTGGCATTTGCGTAAGCCACTTTCCCGTCGTAATGCGCCGCTCCAAGGTTCCAGCCCAATGCCGGCCTCGCCCGCTGATGCGCCACCGAGCCCAACATAATAATTCTCCCGCTGACGCCTGCCGCCACAAGGTCTGCCAGCAGGAAAGTCAGCAGAAAATGCCCAAGGTGGTTGGTGGCAAACGTCCGTTCCACGCCGGCTGTGGTTTGCCCGTAATGATCAAAGCGGGCGCCGGCATTGTTGATGAGCCCGTCCAGCCGGTCCGTCCGGTTGCTCACCCACGCCGCCAAAGCCCGCACCGCCCCCAACTCGGAAATATCGGCTGGAAAAAATTCGGCCGACGCGTTCGGAAAGGCTCGCCGCATTTCGGCGAGCAACCGGCGGCCGGCCGGTTCGTTCCGGCCCGTCAGCAGCAACCGCCAGCCCCGCCGACCCAGGTCGCCAGCCGCGGCGCGGCCAATTCCCGAGGTGGCCCCGGTGATGAGACAGGTTTTCATCCGGTGATGCCGCGGACCACGGCCGTGGACGGTTTGGAAATCGGCCGCGGCTCAGAAGCGAATCTTTCGCCCATGAAACGCCTCGGCCCAACCCGTCGGCGACGCGCATTCGATGCCCCGCAACCGCAACAGCGCATTGAAGGTGTCCGGCGTGAACCAGTGTTTGTTCCGCTGGGTGGCGAAATACTGCATGAGGCCCGCAATCTTCCGGTCACACACCTCGCGTTCCAGCGTCACATACATGTTGGGCTGACCCAGATCACCGTCGTATTTCGGGATTTCATACTCGAGAATGAGATGATCCCGGAACGTGTTCCAGGCCAGGTCGGACAGCACGCGATGATCCTGATGCCGGTCCTCGCGGTAATGCGTCAGCACCAAATCCGGATCGAAACCACGCTTCGTGCGTTCAAACTCCGCCTTGATGGCGGCCCATTGTTCGGGGAAAAAGCCATCCTTGAATGGTTTGGTCTGGACGGTCGCCCGGCGGACGCCCTGCAAAAAAAAGGCCGCGCTGCGCCGGGTTTCCCGTTGGCGCGGCGCCTTCCCGCTGAACACCACCCAGCGCACCTCCAGATCAGGATTGGCGCGGATCAGCTTGAGCAGCGTGCCGCCACAGCCGATTTCAATGTCATCCGAGTGGGCGCCGAGACACAGCACCCTTTTCACCGCTGAGAGTTCGAAGGTGGTCATGGAATGGTTCGGGTTAAAGCGACTCGTCCCTCAAGCCGGCGTGACCGGCGCCAGCAGGCCGTGCCGGCCCAGCAGTGCCGCCGCGGCGTGGACAACCTGAAAGCTGAGCCCGGATCGTTCGGCAATCCGCAGCAGATCATGGCTGCCATCGGAGAAATTCAGCGCCCAGAGCATCGCCATTTGCAACTGCGGCACGTTCTTCATGCCGCCCAGCGAGGCGTAGAGCCCCCGGCGCCCGAGCTGCGGTTCGCCTTTGGGAAACAGGTTCCGAAACGTTTGGTTGGATTCCAAAATGAAGACGCAACGCAGAAGCGCGCCCAAGGACTGCCCCAATGCCAGCGGTGCAATCAAATTCAAGTCGTCCGCCGAGGTATGATACTCCGGATACTCGCCGTTGGGCGTGCGCGTCAGTGCGCCCACCGGCAGGTTGAAGCCGGGCGAACAATACTGCCGCTCGTCGTAACCGTAAGGAACGAAGTCGCGCGTGCCAAAGTCGCCACCGCCATCCCGCAACGCCTGCACCACGACCCGGTCAATTTCTGCGTCACCGCGCCGGCTCTTCTTGTAGTTGAACCCGCCGCAATCGCCCAGACACGAAAGCACCAGACCGTGCTTGATCCGATCCAATCCTTTTTCGTTGCTTGCGAGCCACGTGAGGGCGCCGATGGTGCCGGGGAGCCAGAGGAAACGGTAGGCATAACGGCGAACCGGCAGCCGGCTCAATTGCACCGCCAGGTGTGCCGCCACGGCCATGCCCGACAAATTGTCATTGGCGAGCGAGGGATGACAGGAGTGACAGGAGAACAACACCTCCTCCTCCGTGGTCCCCGGAAGAAACAGTTCGCCGTAGGTCAAATGGCCCGGCGCCAGGCTTGAATCGATGAAAACTTCGTATTCCTGGTCACTGAGCGCGCACAGTTGCTGGTGTGACAGACAAAAGCCCCACGCCTCCTGATAGTAGGAGGTGCGATACGGAATCCAGGCGGGATGTTCCGGCACGGAAAACAGGTGCGGCCGCAGTTCCTCCAGGCGCATCCGCTGATGCACGGGCACACTGTAGTTGAGCACATGCAGATTGTGTCGCGCAAAATCCACCACCTTCTCCCCGCGCGCATTCTTGATCCATGCCGCACGGATGTTCCATTCCTTCGGAACCGTCCAGTCCAGCACCTGGGTTCCGGTGGGCACCTCCCGCAATTCGAGGGGAACCTTGCGCTGCAAGATGGTCAGACTCTGACGCACGCCCTGACCGGTGATGCTGCGACAGATGGGATACAACTCCCGCGCCGTGGCATGAATCAACTCCCCTTCCTTCGCCGGATCGAAAAGTTCGAGCGCTTCCCCCACGTTGACGGTTTCCGTTTTCATGCCCCCAAAAACTCTTCTTCAGCCCAGCAAGGGCCACGCCCGGTCTTTTTCCGAAATGACCGCCACCGGCAGCGGCCAGGCAATGGCCAGTTGCGGATCATCGTGGCGAAAACCGGCCGCGTGCTCCGGACTGTGAAAATTTCCCATTTGATAAAACACTTCCGTATCGTCCTCCAGAGTCTGAAAGCCGTGACCAAAACCCGCCGGAATGTAGAGCGCGTTGCGCTGTTCGGCCGACAGAATCACGCCCACATGCTGGCGCCAGGTGGGCGAATCCGGCCGCAAATCCACCGCCACGTCATACAGCGCGCCGCGGGTGCAGCGCACCAGCTTGGTTTCGGCAGCCGGCGGCCGCTGGTAATGCATGCCGCGCAGCGTTCCCCGCCGGCGGTTGTAGGAAATGTTGCATTGCACAAACGCCGACTGAAGCCCGTGCTGCGCAAATTCCCGCTCGCAGAACGAACGGGCAAAAAAACCGCGCTCATCTTCCATCCGGTCAAGTTCGACCTCGAACACCCCCGGCAGCTTGGTTTCCCGAAAACGCATGGCCTGATCTTTGGTTTGCGCGACGCCCGGTGGAGACCGGCCCGTCCTAGACCGCCCAGAAGAAGTGCGCGTCAATCTGGCGGGTGCGAATCAGATATTCCAATTGTTTCAACCGCGTGAAGGCACGGAATTCAAAAACATCACGCGTCAGGTCAATCTGCTGGAACAGATCACACAACTGGCGGGCGCCCCGCACGGCGTCCCATTCGCATTTGAAGCCCGGCAAATGTTTTTGAATCTTGGCGAAAGAAACACGGTAGCTCCGGTTGTCCGCACTGGGCGGACCGAAGGAAACGCGGCAGCCCGGGAAGATGCCGCCCACGATGTCCGCGATTTCGCGCACCCGATAGTTGTGATTCGTGTCGCCGACGTTGAACACCTCGTTGTGGATGGTCTCGGTCGGCGCGGCCAACACCGCCGCAATGGCACCGCCGATGTCCAGACCATGCACGAGCGGGCGCCACGGACTGCCATCGCTCGTCATCTTGATTTCCTTCGTGGTCCAGGCCAGACCGGCCAGATTGTTCAGGACGATGTCAAATCGCATGCGCGGCGAGGCGCCGTAGGCCGTGGCGTTGCGCATGAACGTGGGTGAAAAGGTGGCGTTCGCCAGCTGGCGAACATCCGCCTCCACCTTCGTCTTGCACACGGCATAGGCCGTTTGCGGGTTCACGCTGGATTGCTCGTCCACGAATTCGTCGGTGCCGACGCCATAGACGCTGCACGAGGACATGTAAACGAACCGGCGGACGCCGGCGCGCCGTGCCACTTGGGCCAGGTGAACCGAACCCTGATGATTGATCTCGTAGGTGATTTCGGGCGACAACTGGCTGGTGGGGTCGTTCGAAAGTTCCGCCATGTGGACGACCGCATCGAAGCCGGCCAGGTCCGCCGGTTCGATCCGGCGGATGTCCTTCGTCAACGTGCGCGGCAGTTCCCAGCCATTGTGATACAGGCTGCGCTCCCGGTAAAAGCCCGTGTCGAGCCCGACCACTTCATGTCCGCATTTTTGAAACAATGGCGCCGCGAGGGAGCCCAAATAACCATCTGCACCAGTAAGGAGTATTTTCATAGAGTAGCCCGGCAGCCCGGCGCCATTGAACCGATGGGGAACCGGCCTGCCGCTTGGCATTACGGCTGTTCAATTCGGTTTCTTGTGATTCCAGACAATCCAAGGAGCATCGCCACTCTCCACGCGATCGGACAGCTCCTGCTGTTCGCGGAAGGTGTCCATGACCCAGAAGTTGTCGCAGCGAAAACTCGCCAGCTTGCGTTGCTTGATCAGTCTTTGGAAGGGTTCTTCAACCAGTTCCTCACCCGGACGCATGTAGTCGAAGATTTCCTTTCTAAAGACGTAAAACCCGGCATTGATGAGGATGCCCGTCTTGCGGACATACTCAATGCCGCTCACGGTGTGATCCTTGCCAACATTGACGACGTGAAAGGTCTGCGGCGGATGCGAGCTGAGAAAGGCTCCCACGCAATCCGTCCGGCGAAAATCGTCAATCATCTTCGGCAGCGGATGATCCGTCAGGCCGTCCGCATAATTCGCCAAAAACATCTCCTCGCCGTCGAGATAGGGCTTCACCAGCCGCAGCCGTCCGCCAATGTTGGTCTTCAATCCGGTATCCACGAAGGTGATGTTCCAGTCCTCGATGTCGCTGTGTTCCAGTTTGACCGCCTTGCCTCCCTTGGAAAGCGTGAAGTCATTGGAGACACATTCATCGTAGTTGAGGAAATACTTCTTGATGAGGTCGGCCCGGTAGCCGAGGCAGAGGATGAAGTCCTTGTGTCCGTAATGCGCATAATACTTCATCACGTGCCACAGAATCGGACGATAGCCGATGGGGACCAGCGGCTTGGGGACATTTTCTCCGTAATCCCGCAATCGCGTTCCCAACCCGCCACAGAATAGCACCACTTTCATTGTTGATCTCCGTTGTTTGATCCCGGTCCAAAC encodes the following:
- a CDS encoding sugar phosphate nucleotidyltransferase; protein product: MKVVLFCGGLGTRLRDYGENVPKPLVPIGYRPILWHVMKYYAHYGHKDFILCLGYRADLIKKYFLNYDECVSNDFTLSKGGKAVKLEHSDIEDWNITFVDTGLKTNIGGRLRLVKPYLDGEEMFLANYADGLTDHPLPKMIDDFRRTDCVGAFLSSHPPQTFHVVNVGKDHTVSGIEYVRKTGILINAGFYVFRKEIFDYMRPGEELVEEPFQRLIKQRKLASFRCDNFWVMDTFREQQELSDRVESGDAPWIVWNHKKPN